GAAATCTCCTCCATGGAACAAGTTGTCGTGCGCGGCGTGGCCGTGGACAAGGACCAGGCCAAGGTCCTCGTGAGCAACATCCCCGACAAGCCCGGCTCGGCCGCGAAGGTCTTCAAGGCCCTTGCCGACGCCTCGATCATCGTGGACATGATCGTGCAAAACGTGGGCCGCAACGGCGTCGCCAACCTCACCTTCACCGTGCCGCGCGGCGACGCGAAGAAGGCCCGGAAGACGCTGGAGCCCGTGCTCGCGGAGCTCGGCGGCGGGCAGGTCGCGTTTCAGGAAAACGTGGCCAAGCTCTCCGTGGTCGGCGTGGGCATGAAGACGCACAGCGGCGTGGCCGCCCTGCTTTTCCAGACGCTGGCCGACGCCGGCATCAACATCGACATGATCAGCACCTCCGAGATCAAGATCTCGGTCGTCCTCGACCAGGACCGCTCCGACGAGGCCGCCCGCCTCACGCACACCGCCTTCAGGCTGGACTGAGCCCGGCGGGGAAAAAGCCCGGCATTTGCCCGCGCCCATCTCCGCTTACCGGAGAAACGCCATGATGACAGTCGCGCCGAGGACATTGACGAGCCCGGCGACCACCATCACCAGACCGGCGATGGCGCCCTCCTCATGACCGAGTTCGCGCGCCTTGGCGACACCGGCCCCGTGGGCTCCCATGCCAAAAAGCGCGCCGCGGGCAAAAGCCGTTCGCAGCGGCAGACAGGCGATGACCGTCTCGCCCACCGCCGCGCCGAACAGGCCGGTGATCGCCGTGAACGAAGCCGTCAGCCCGGGGATGCCGCCGATGCTTTCCGATGTGGCCATCGCCAGCGGCGTGGTCACCGAGCGCGGCAGCAGACTCATGCGCAAAGCCGGCGAAAGGTGCAGGAGATTGGCCAGCACCCATCCGCTGCCGGCCGCGATTACGCTGCCGGTGAGGACGCCGAGGGCCAGCGTGCCGGCATGACGGCGGATCAACGCCCGTTGCTCGTAAATCGGAAGCGCAAACGCCACGGTTGCCGGGCCGAGCAGCGTCACCAGCCAATGCGT
This genomic stretch from Termitidicoccus mucosus harbors:
- a CDS encoding LrgB family protein, whose product is MHDWAGPVFWAAATLGVYGFARWLDRRRRRWWTSPLLVTWVTCGALIILFHTTWREYLRGTHWLVTLLGPATVAFALPIYEQRALIRRHAGTLALGVLTGSVIAAGSGWVLANLLHLSPALRMSLLPRSVTTPLAMATSESIGGIPGLTASFTAITGLFGAAVGETVIACLPLRTAFARGALFGMGAHGAGVAKARELGHEEGAIAGLVMVVAGLVNVLGATVIMAFLR